In Deltaproteobacteria bacterium, the genomic stretch ATAAATCAACTTATCCAAGAATTAACTGCGGAAGTTGAGAAAAATAATTCACAAATTTCTGGAATTAAATCACCCACTTCGGAAAATCTAGATTCCTATAAGAAACTGCTCGACTCTGCTGGTCAGTTTCGTGGCCGCCCTCTTCACTATCCCTATGTGGGCTCAGGAGCCGGCCGTGGACCCTATGTAGAACTTGCCGATGGCAGTGTCAAAATGGATTTAATCAATGGCATCGGAATTCATCTTTTTGGTCATGCACACCCCAGGGTGATTCATGCCTCCTTGCGTGGATCTCTTATGGATATCGTGATGCAGGGAAATCTAGAGCCCAACCGGGAATATCTTCAGCTATCCCAAAAATTAGTCGGTCTTGCTGGCAAAAAAAGTCGTCTAAAATATGTTTGGTTTGCTACCTGTGGCACCATGGCAAATGAGAATGCGCTCAAAATGGCTAGACAAAAAAATTCGCCTGCAAGAATGATTGTCTCTTTTAAAAATGCTTTTGCTGGCAGATCCACCATGATGGCAGAAGTCACTGACAATCCGGCTTATAAGCAAGGTCTTCCTGAATACCATGAAGTTCTGCGTCTTCCTTTTTATGATAAAAAAGACCCCTCCTCTTCAGAAAAAACATTGCGAGCCCTCAAAGAGCATGTCGTGCAACAAGAACAGCATGGAAATAAAATTGCCTGTTTTTCATTCGAACCCATGTTGGGTGAAGGTGGCTACATGCCTGCAAATAGAGAATTTTTTGTTCCACTTTTAGATTTTTGTAAGCAACAAAAAATCGCTATCTGGGCGGATGAAGTTCAAACTTTCGCAAGAACAGGAGAGCTTTTTGCCTTTGAGACTTTGGACATTGGTAACTATATTGATATTGTTACTATTGCCAAGACAGTTCAATTAGGCGCTACTATCTACACTGAAGAATTTAACCCTAAACCAGGTCTTATTGCAGGAACGTTTTCTGGATCCACTGTCTCCATGCATGCGGGAATGGAAATGCTAGACATGCTTGTTGGCGAAAATTATTTTGGCCCCCAAGGGCGCATTCAAGCCATACACCGCCAAGTAGTTCAAGGGCTGAATTTCCTAAATGAAAATTCTTGTAAAGGTAAAATTACTGATGCCTGTGGCATGGGATTAATGATTGCCTTTACTCCTTATGATGGAAAAAAAGAGCAAGTGGATGCCTTCCTAAAAAATCTTTTTAACAATGGAGTTATTGCTTTTTCATGTGGGAAAGATCCGATGAGGGTTCGGTTCTTAATTCCTGCCTGCATCAAGGATGAGGAAATTAAAATCGCCCTGCAAGTAGTTGAAAAAACCATTCTTCAAAGCAATAACTAATTTATGGATTTTATCCAAGCTTGCAGAGAATTTATCGCTATCGACAGTACTCCTTCCCATGGATCCTATAAAGCTGCCGATTTTGCTGCGAGGTTCTGTCAGGAACTTGGTCTTTTTGTTGAAAAACAAATTGAAAGATCAACCCATTTTGAAGAAATGAATTTAATCATTCGACCAACAGCTGAAAGGCACAGCCTTGAGTTTTTATTTCAAAATCACTTAGACACTTCTGATCCCGGGCCCTATCACGCATGGGAAAAAACGGGATTAAATCCTTTTGATGCCAGCATTGTTGATAATAAGATTTATGGTCTTGGTGCCGCAGATGTTAAACTAGATTTTTTAATTAAAGCTCAAACTCTGAGTGAATTTAAAAACATTAAATCTTTCTCTTTACCCCCGGTTTTAGTCGCCACCTTTGGTGAAGAATCGGGAATGAACGGCACTCTTAAACTCATAAGAAAAAATAAAGTGTCTCCTAAATACGCTCTTATTGGCGAGCCGACCAATTTGGAAATTGCTAGTTCTGCTAAGGGCTTTGTTGGCGTTGATATTCAAATTCCTTTTTCTGAAGAGGAAATTCAGTACCGAGCTGAGCATAACCTCAGAGAAAGCACTTCCACTCAAAGTAAAATATTTCAAGGCAAAGCGGCGCACTCTTCAACTCCACACCTGGGTGAGAGTGCCATTGTAAAAATGCTAGATTATTTGGAATTACTGCCTGACAATATTGCGATCATGGAAATTGACGGGGGTAATAATTACAATACCGTACCAAGTCATGCGTTCATGGAATTAGACCTCACTCCCATGTTGAACCCCATCAATTCTAAAATTATTCAAATATATAAAGATATCAAAAGACTCGAAGAGGAATTTTTGCAATATCAAGATCACTCCTTTACTCCCGTTTCTCCAACTTTAAACATTGGTCTTATAAGAACCTTTCATGATCATATTTTATTAAGTGGAAATTGTCGTATTTTGCCAAATATCCCTCAAAATACCTTTGAAAAATGGATGGCTTTTTTAAAAAACTCTTGCAGCAAAAATAATTGCCGATTCAATATCACTGATTATAAAAAACCATTCAAAACCAATGACTCTTCGGTATTTCTTAAGGGTGCCAGTGCCGTTTTGATGGAACTTAATTTAAACTCAACCCCTATTTCACTTTCTTCTACTAACGAGTCCAGTTTATTTAGCCGGTTAGGTATAGATTGTCTCTGTTTTGGTCCAGGTTTAAGAGATGGTAATATTCACACCCCCAATGAACATGTAAAAATAGATGATCTTGATAAAGCCACCCAATTTTATAGGAAAATGATTGAAAGGTTTTGTATATGAGTTTTATTATCCGACCGGCTCAACACGAAGATGTAAATCAACTCGTCGATTTGGCGAAACAGTTTAATTTGTTAAATCTACCTGGCGAAAAAAAAACTCTCCAAAATAAAATTGAAAAAAGCATGAAATCATTCTCGGAAAACCTTCCCAAGTCTTCTAGTGAATATTTATTTGTTCTTGAAGATACTGAAGAAAAATTAGTCGTGGGTTCTTCTTTGATCATCGCCAAACATGGAACCGATGATATTCCTCATTTTTTTTTCAAATTATTAAAAAAAAATCATTTTAGTGAAGATCTTGGGACTGGGTTTATTCATCAAGTACTCCGTTTTCAATTGGATACCGATGGCCCTACAGAAATTGGCGGTCTATTGGTAGATAAAACCTATCGCCGCAGGCCAGAAAAACTTGGAAAACAAATTAGTTTAGCTAGATTTGTCTACATGGGCCTATACCCCAATCGTTTTGAAGACCGTGTTTTATGTGAATTAACTCCGCCCTTAACTGAAGAAGGTCGCAGCGAGTTCTGGGAGGCTTTGGGTCGCAGATTCACTGGCCTTCCCTATCAAGAGGCCGATGTTTTAAGTCAAAGTCATAAAGAATTTATTCAAAGTCTTTTTCCAGAAGATGATATTTATCTTTGTTTGCTGGATTCAAAAGCCCGACTTGTCCTTGGTCGTGTAGGTCAAGCAACAAAGCCAGCACAGCATCTATTAGAAAGTATTGGGTTTGAATATTTAGATGAGGTAGATCCATTTGATGGAGGTCCTCACTATGGTTGTAAAGTGGAAGCCCTCGCCCCGATTAAACAAAGTCGAATGGTCCGTTTGACTGAGTTTAAAGATCCCAAATTTCAAGGTCGAGTTTTAGTCGGAGTTCCCGGCGATCATTTTAAAGCTGCAGTTGTTCCCTATGATTTAAGGCATGATGAGATTTCCATCCCTTCTAAGATGAAAGATCTTCTTGAAATTGAAAATGATTCAGAAATATTTGTAACCCCCTTCGAATATGAAAAGTAAAAGGAGAGCTTATGAGCTTCAAAGGTGATTTCATAAATGGGCAATTTCTTAAAATTGAAAAACCAGATGGAGAATTTAAAGATATTTCTCCGGCCGACCTAAGCGATGTTCTGATGACCGTTTCCTTTAAACACGAACATGTCGATGAAGCTTGCTTTGCTGCCAAAAAAGCCTATTCGCCTTGGGCTCACCTCAGTTTTGAACAAAGAAAAGAATATCTTTTACGCTTAAAAGAATTATTTGTGACCCATGAAGCTGAAATGGCCAAAGCCATTTCTAGAGACACGGGAAAACCTTTGTGGGATGCCACCACCGAGGCCAAAGCTCTTTATGGAAAAATTGATATCACTTTGAATTTTTCTTCCAAGCTCATACAAGAAGAAAGAATTCCCAATGCCCTCCCCCAGGTAGATGGAGTCATCCGCTATAAACCTCGGGGTGTGATGGCCGTTATAGGGCCCTTTAATTTTCCGGCTCATTTACCTAATGGACATATTATTCCTGCTCTCTATGCTGGTAACACAGTTGTTTTTAAACCTTCAGAACAAACACCTTTTGTCGGGCAACTTTATTCTGAGCTTATTGAAAAGGCTCAATTTCCACCGGGTGTTTTCAATATGGTTCAAGGTGATGGCGAGTCAGGAAGACGGTTAGTTTCCCATGAAGCTGTGGATGGAATTTTATTTACTGGATCTTACGAAGTTGGTCTCAAAATAAAACAAGAGACCATGACACACTATTGGAAAATATTAGCACTGGAAATGGGTGGAAAAAATTCAACCGTGATTTGGGATGATGCCGATATGGACAAGGCCCTGTATGAGACTCTGATCGGCGCCTACATGTCCACTGGACAAAGATGTTCTTGCACAAGTCGTATTTTTATTCATGAAAAAATAGCTGAAAATTTTGTTGAACGTTTTTACCAATCTGCGAAAAAACTAACTATTGGGCATTGGTCTGAAAACCCTTTCATGGGTCCTTTAATAAATGCTTCCGCTGTTGAAAAATACTTGCGCTTCCAGGAAATTGCGAACCGTGAAAATTGTGAATCCATGATGCGAGGTAAGGTTTTAGATTTAAAAACAAAAGGACACTACGTCACACCTAGTATTCATCTTGTGAAGAAATTTGATCCCAAATCGGTATATCAAAAAAGTGAAATTTTTGGACCTAATGTTGCTGTCTTTACCGTGAACGACTTTGACGAAACTCTTTCTCAGATTAACTCAACTGGTTATGGTCTGGTCATGGCTTTATTTACTAAAAATGAATCCCTTTACAAAAAAGCACTTTTAGAAGCTCGAGTTGGCTTATTAAACTGGAATCGTACAACCAATGGAGCTAGCTCGAAACTTCCTTTTGGCGGCATGGGTAAATCAGGAAATGACAGACCCTCGGCTCACTTTGCAATTCAATATTGCACGGTACCCGTGGCTAGCCTTGAAGACTTGACCCCCTTTGATGAAACTAAAATGGTCCCAGGATTGACATTTACAAAATGAGTCGTTTATGTTGAAACCATCTACCATCAATAAACCATTACGAGTTTTTTTCTTAGCTGTTTTTTCTTTAATTTCTTCTTTGGGAATTTTAATAGGTTTTTTATACTGGAACTTTGTTTTCAAACCAGCTTCGAAGGAAACCAAACAAGTTGTGTACGAAATCACTCCTCAAAAAACATTCAAAACAATTGCTAAAGAATTAGAAGATGCCAATTTAGTTAAAAACGCTCAATTTTTTAATATTTATGCAAAAATTATTGGTTTGCGATCCAAGATCAAAGTAGGTGAATACTCATTAAATTCAAGCATGAGACCTAAAGAAATACTGAATGTATTGGTTTCGGGGATCAGTATATTTAAGCCCCTGACCATTCCTGAAGGCTCTAATCTTTTTGAAATTGCCGAGATCTTTGAAAGAATGGGCTTAACTACAAAAGAAGAATTCATTCGACTTTGTTTTGATCAAGAATTTATCAAATCTCTGCTTGGCTATTCCGTTCCAAGTCTAGAAGGGTATTTATATCCTGAGACCTATCAAATCACAAAATACATGAATCTAAGAGATATCCTTAAGACACAAGTTAAACAATTTCAAAATGTATTTAATGATATTATGGAAAAAAATAAAATAACTTATCTAAAACCAAATGAGTTATTAATACTTGCAAGTATCATTGAAAAAGAAACTGGCAATCCATCAGAAAGAGTCCTTATCTCCTCTGTCTTTCATAACCGCCTTCGAATCAAAATGAAATTACAAACTGACCCAACTATTTTATATGGAAAATCCTTATCCAATAAAAAACTTGAAAATAATATTACTAAACAAGACCTCTTATCTGACAACAATCCCTATAATACCTACAGAATTCCGGCGCTTCCCCCTGGGCCTATTTCTAATCCCGGAAGAGCCTCTCTTATGGCGGCTATCCAACCAGCTCAAACTAATTTTTTATACTTTGTAAGTCAGAACGATGGGACCTCTAGATTTACTGAGAATCTGCGAGAACATAATTCCAATGTTGAAGAAACTCAACTCAACCCCAAAATGCGCGAAGGTAAATCCTGGCGAGATTTAAAAAAATAATCCGGATCGATATCAACAATTTTCTAAATGACCATCTTTTAAAAAAATTTTCATGTCTGCTAAAGCTGCAAAATCAGCGTCATGGGTCACATAAATTACTGTTGTTTGTCCCTCTCTGGTTGCTGATTTTAATATATTCATAACAATTTCGCCATTCGTTGAATCTAGATTCCCTGTTGGCTCGTCAGCAAAAATATATTGTGGCTCTTGAATTAAGGCTCTGGCAATAGCCACCCGCTGTTGTTCACCTCCTGAGAGCTGCCTTGGCAATCGATCCAACTTTTCTTCTATACCAAATTGAGTTAGCAAATCAATTCCTCTTTTTCTTCGTGCTATCTGCTGGCCCGTTCTTCTTGTAGGCATTAGTACATTTTCCAAAGAAGTTAATTCAGGCAACAAATAATGAAATTGAAAAATAAACCCCATTTTCAAGTTTCTGAACTCATGAACTTCTTTTTCATTCATTGTTGAGATTTCTTTTTTATCAAAAAAAACTTTTCCACTGGTTGGGTGATCCAAAGTACTCATCGAATAGAGCAAAGTTGATTTGCCCGAACCAGATCTTCCTGTAATCGAAACAAAACTGTTATCTGGTATTTTAAACGAGATCCCATGAAGAATTTCTATGGGAGGTTCACCAAAAGACTTTTTTAAATTATCTACAACGATCATTTTTATTCGCCACTTCTGACAATATCTATGGGATTTAACTTGCCAGCCGCCCGCGCCGGTAAATAGGAAGACAAAACCGATGCCCCTACGGCCATAGCAATTCCCATTAAATATAATCTTGGAGAAAAATTTACCCTCATCGTATCCATCATCCCTCCAATTTTTAAAGTACTTAAATACAAGCTCATCAAAAATCCAAAAAATAAGCCGATGATTCCACCTGAAATTCCAAGGAATAGTCCCTGAACCATAAATAAGTTTTGAATTTCCGAGGGATCAAATCCAAAACTTCTTAAAATACCAATATCTTTTCTTTTTTGATTCACCAAAATATTAAGAATATTATAAATTCCAAATGAGGCAACAACCATAATGGCAACGGTGATAAAGGTTCTAATAAAATCTTGCAAACTAAAAACGCTTAAAATACTCGCATTACTTTGGTCCCAACTTTGAACTTTTTCGTCTGTAAATGCCGCATACTCTGCTGCAAAAGTTTGCGCATCTTCCACATCAGTCAGCCGGATGGCGATATCGGTAATTTCACTTGGACGCGACAATGCATTTTGTACGTCTCTTAGATGAGCATATCCAATGCTATCATCTATATTAACAATTCCTGTTTTGTAAATTCCTGAAATCTTAAATGGAATCAAATCCGCCTTACCAACGGAAATTAAAATCGTATCGCTTAATTTAGAACCCATTTTTTTCGCCAATCCAACTCCAAGAATGACTCTGTTTCCACCACCCGTAAGAGATTGGTAATCTCCAGAAATCATATAGTTTGAAATATTGGTTACTTTGGCTTGATTTACAGGATCTACACCCTGAAGTTTTCCACTGAGACTGATGCCACCCTTGATATATAAAACCATGGCCCCAATTAAAGGAGAGTAGGCAAGAACTCTTGGGTCTCGATCCAATTTATGAAACCATCCTAAGGGATAATTAATTTTTGCGGATTCTTGCCTCCCAGAAGGTGTTGTGACCCAAAACACGTGACTTTTATCCTTGAATAAACTCACGTTTAGATCTTGCTCCGTCACCATTTTTTCTTTAGCACTGATTTTTACATAGGCATCGTTGTTAACTAGCTGATCGATAATAAAAGATTGAAATCCCGTCATGATGGCGGCAAAGGTAATAAAAGCCGTGGTACCAAGTGCCACTCCCAATAAGGTTAACAAACTTTGTTTGGGTCTGGCAAAAATGTGTCTGAACGCTAAAAAAAACATAATGATCTTATTTCCTTACCAGAATTAAATCTTCTTCTTTAATCTCACCTGAAATCTCTTCGGCCCATTCCTGATCCATAATTCCCAATTTCACCTCATGCTTTTGTTTATCCTTATTTCTAATCAAAGTGATAAATTTATTACTGATGGATTTGATGGGTATTAAAAGAGTTTTGTCTTTACTTGCAACCTCAATAGCCACATCGGCTGTCATTCCTGGTAAAATTTCCTTTGGCAATTTCTTGACTTCAATTTTTGCAATAAATTGTCCCATGGAAGGATAGAGAGTTGTCACTTGTCCTTCGATCAATTCATTTCTTAAGTTTTCAAAAGAAATTCGAGCCTTCATGCCTGTCTTAACCCTGAGACTAGCCACCTGGTCTAAATGTGATTCAATAAATACTTTTTCCAAATCTTCGACACTCACCACCGTTCTATCTGCAAACACATTTTCGCCCACATTATAGGGAATACTTAGTACGGTTCCATCAAAGGGACTGCTTACGGTCGGTCCATCTTCAAAACGCAAAAGTTTCGTTCCTTTAGATACTTTTTGTCCTTCTTGAACATACAAAGCATTCAAAGTTTTCCCGACTCCTGATTTAAAATTAAACTTATAGTAACTTTGTACAGTGCCAAGACCATAAATAACTTCTGTAATGGGTCCCATCTTAGGCTTTACAAGTTCAAATGATTTTTTATTTTGATTCCACTTAAATAAAATAAAAGCCAAAATCACCACGACCGGAATAATTAATAAATACTTTTTTTTCATCTGCGACTCCACTCACTGCTTCCCATTGTCTGCTTTCCATTTAATATCTCATTTTGACTATTTCAATTCAACACATGTCTAGACTTTAGTCATTGTCTCAATTTGAATCATCTTTAACTTATTGATTATTGGTGATTTTTTCTGTCTCAAAATGAATGTCTCTGGCACGTGTCTCGCAATGATCTCTTTTTATAAAGTTTCATCACAAAAGGAGACAACTATGAAACACTTAACAATCGCCCTTATCATGACCCTATTAACTTCTTTCTCAGCACTTGCGGCCGGCAAGAGCAGATGTCCTCTGGCTGCTAAAGGCACTCTTGCGACTAATGATGGTTCTTACACTCGGCTTGACATGAGTCGAAGTAAAAGTGCGCTAGCAACTGTAAATGCAAATACAGCTTCTGAAAAATCACAAAAGTAAACTATCGTTCTGATTTGCTTGCAAGAGGTGTTTTGGAGTGGCTTGAAAATAGATTATGAATGCTTTCTTTTGAAGACTTATAGGCATTCTCTATGGCCAACGCCCCTCCAGCAGCTGCTGCCTGAATGTGTTTAGGAATAGATGACTGATAAAACCATGTAGTTAGGGTTTTTTCCAATGTCGAATGGTTTACTTCGATTTGTAATATTCCAATGAATAAAATACTCAGTACGGCACATTTTAAAATATATAACAAATCGCTTATCATTTATTTTCCTTTCCTAAATTTGTTGTGGTACCCACAACTTTTTCTAAAGCTTTAAACAAACTGAGTTTGGTAAATGGCTTTTCAACAAACTCATCCACACCATTTTTTTTGGCATTGATAATAATTTTCTCATCGTCGATTGTTGACATACCGATAATTTTTAACTCTGGCCAAATGATTTTTGCCTCTGCCGCGACCTCAATTCCATTTTTAAAAGGCATAACAAAATCTAAAAACAAAACATCGGGAAGAATCTTTTTAACTAACTCAATGGCTTCATTGCCATTGAAAGCCGAACCAACAAACTTAAACTCATCTTCGGTTAAAAGATTTTTTATGACTTCATGAATGAAGGGAGCGTCATCGGCTATGGAGTATCTGACCATGATAATATGTTGACCTAGTTTGGAATTAAATGAAACGTTCCTGACTGATATCTAGACCTATGCTCTAGTGAATTGACCCCCCTATAATAATTAAGCAAAATAGACCTATGAACCAAACTTTATCTGAAAAAATAACTCGACCTTCAAAAATTAATAAACGACTCGAAATAAGTTTATCATTGGTTATTCTGCCTCTTTTTTTTAATTTACAAACTCTTGCGAAACCAACAAACCCGACTCACCAAAAAAATTCGACAAATATAGCTAAAATTGCGCCACCAAATAAAGAAAGAATTTATACCAGCAAGGATGACGAGGCGATTACGATAGAAAAAATTTATTTCGAAACTTTTTCAGATAATATGAATCATATTTACGCGCAAAAAGCACAGGAAAAAATTACTTCCTTATTCGCTGAAGAACCTCAATGGGAGATAGTTACAGACCCCAAACATGCAGATATTCAAGTTTCTTCCCGCCTGACGAAAAATCCAAAAACAATTTCGATAAGACTGAGCTTTTCGTTTACTAAGAAAACGGATTCTAGCAACTCAGACTTAACTTTTAGCGATTCCGTTGACTTAGAAAATGTTTTTGAAATGGAAAAAATATTGCTCAGCTATGAAAATCTTTTCTATTCCCTTAAGAAAAGAATTCCCTATCAAGGGGTTATCTTGAGTCGCTCGCAGGACCAAGTCACTCTAAGTCTAGGAAAAAAACAAGGCCTTTTAGAAAACCAAGATGTCATAGCTATTTTAATAACTAAAATTAAAAAGCACCCAAAAACTAACTTCTATATTTCAGCTGAGAAAGAAATTCTTGGAAAAATTCAAATTACGAAGGTTGACGAAGCCCTGAGTTTTGGAAAAATTCTTTATGAGCGTGCTGAAAATTCGATTCAAAAAAATACAAAAATTGAGTTTTCCAAACTGGACCTCCGGCTGACTCAAGAAAATCCAGATATGAAAAATAGACCTGACAGCCCCATCGTCATTGGAAAATCTCCCCAGCAAGAATGGCTTCCTACCGAGCCACCTCAATTTGGAAAAGTGAGTATTACTGGCGGTTTAATTCAATACACCCACAATTTGAACTTCCTATCAGCAGGCTCAAAAACAGTTGGCCAGTGGTTAACTCCAACGATAAAAGCCGCTGGCGAATTGTGGATCAATCCAGAATTTCACTTAGAACTATTTTTACGACAGTCCTCTTTCAAAGTTTCTAACCCTTTAGAAGGTTCAGAACCAGGCTCTGTCAACACAAGCCTCAGTCAATACCAAGTAAAAGCAAAATATAATTATGCTCTGGATTCTTCATTTAGATCACCCCAATTTCAAGCCTCCATTGGCATGGGACAGTTCACTGCTAGTTTTGATACAACCGCTCCCGTGTCTTTATCTTCTCATTCTTATGGTGGAATTTTACTGGGTTTTAATGGTCAATTTCCTATTTCAGAAGAAATACCCGTAGATCTTGGACTATATTTTAATTATTTCCTAACAAAAACACTCAGTGATTCTGCTGCTGCAGAATCCTCAGGAGTTCAAATAAATGATTTTGGATTGCTCTTGAGATATCTCAAATCACAAAAATTATCTTATATCTTTGATCTCAGCTTTGAATACTACGCTTCTGATTTTAACAGCAGCACCGGAACAAGAGCTGACCCTATCAATGGCGCCACCCACAGACTCATGACCACTATGGCAGGAATTGAGTATTCATTTTAACAGGTTTTTGCTGCCTTCAAAGTTTCCCATTCCTTCATATAATCTTCTAAATCCAAAGGTTTAGTAATGGTCTCGTCTGAGGGATTTATATACTCGCCTTGAACTCCATCCCAACCTTGAAATTTAATACTCCGATGGGTCCTTTCCAATGAAAAGGAAGGTACAAAATAGGCTTTGCCACCACCGTTTGGAATGTCTAATGAAAGTTGAGGCATGGCCAATCCTGATAAATGACCCCAAAGATTTCTTTGAATTGTTAATGAATCTTCAAGAGAAGTTCGAAGATGATCTGTTCCCAAGGACGGGTCACATTGAAACATGTAATAAGGCTTTACCCGAAGGTAAAGTAATCTTCGCGAAAGGGCTTGAACAATGGCTTCATGATTATTGATACCGTTGAGCAACACCATTTGATTAAATGTGGGAATCCCATGATCCACAATCATTTCCAGTTTTTCTGCTGCAATTTCTGTGAGCTCTCTTGGATGATTAAAATGAGTCATCAAATAAACAGGTTTGTAACGCCTCATGGTTTTTAGTAAGTCTTCGTCAATTCGTTGTGGACAGACCACAGGCATTCTTGAACCAATTCTTATAATTTCAACATGCTCAATTTTACGAATTTCATTCAGGATATTATCAATTATATTATTGCTTAAAGTCAGCGGATCTCCACCCGAAAGAATCACCTCTCTTATTCCTGGATGTGATTTGATATAACTTAAAGATTCTTCAAATTCTTTCGCTTTTAAAAATGAAAGCTCATTTCCAGTAAAATGTTTCCTCGTACAATAGCGACAGTAGACACTACAAAAATCGGTAACCAAAAATAGAACTCTATCCGAATACCTGTGAATCAATCTTGGAGTTTTTAAATTTACTTTTTCCCCCAACGGATCCAACATTTCTTGGTACTCTGATTTGAGCTCCTGCAATGAGGGCATTAAAATCTTTCGAATGGGATCTGATTCCACATCTTTACAAAGACTCGCATAATAGGGTGTTGTCCTTATATTAAATACAGCCTCCGAGTTTTTAAATGCCTGTTCCTCGGAATCAGAAAGTTTAAAGTATTTTTTAAAGTCCAAAATATTCTTAATCGAATTCTGCATTTGCCAATTGTAACTATTCCATAATGATTCTGTGATCTGGTAATCATTAATAAGAAACGATGGGATCTGGGGATTTTTTTGAAAGCTTATTTTTGGCATTATCAGAAGATAAGTAAAGTTATTTTTTACTAGAGTCAAGTCATTGAAAATTCGAAATAATTTTAAAAATCTTATTTTGATATACTACAAGTTAAACACTTTCTCATTTTGATACGCTTTTAATAGATTTGTATTTTCATATTAAATTCCAACAGGATAAGCCTTTCAAGGGCCATATTCAATGAGACCACTTTGTTGTCACTGGCTTTGCATTTTTATAGGAATGTACAGCTAATTTTTTATTAGCAGCAAAGTTTACAACTTTTTTGGAGGCTCTATGAACTCAGTTTTACACAACTATAAAAAATGGCTACTTTATGGTTCCCTACTATCAACACTTGGATTTACCATCTCAGGCACCAACCCCAGAACCGAAGGCCAAATTTCCCTCTCCGCAGAGTCTCCACCTGCTGCAGCTGCTGCACCCGATAAGGCACCCGATAAGGCACCCGATAAGGCACCCGATAAGGCACCTGAAAGAGCAGCGCCAGCCGTAAAAA encodes the following:
- a CDS encoding ABC transporter ATP-binding protein, encoding MIVVDNLKKSFGEPPIEILHGISFKIPDNSFVSITGRSGSGKSTLLYSMSTLDHPTSGKVFFDKKEISTMNEKEVHEFRNLKMGFIFQFHYLLPELTSLENVLMPTRRTGQQIARRKRGIDLLTQFGIEEKLDRLPRQLSGGEQQRVAIARALIQEPQYIFADEPTGNLDSTNGEIVMNILKSATREGQTTVIYVTHDADFAALADMKIFLKDGHLENC
- a CDS encoding ABC transporter permease, which translates into the protein MFFLAFRHIFARPKQSLLTLLGVALGTTAFITFAAIMTGFQSFIIDQLVNNDAYVKISAKEKMVTEQDLNVSLFKDKSHVFWVTTPSGRQESAKINYPLGWFHKLDRDPRVLAYSPLIGAMVLYIKGGISLSGKLQGVDPVNQAKVTNISNYMISGDYQSLTGGGNRVILGVGLAKKMGSKLSDTILISVGKADLIPFKISGIYKTGIVNIDDSIGYAHLRDVQNALSRPSEITDIAIRLTDVEDAQTFAAEYAAFTDEKVQSWDQSNASILSVFSLQDFIRTFITVAIMVVASFGIYNILNILVNQKRKDIGILRSFGFDPSEIQNLFMVQGLFLGISGGIIGLFFGFLMSLYLSTLKIGGMMDTMRVNFSPRLYLMGIAMAVGASVLSSYLPARAAGKLNPIDIVRSGE
- a CDS encoding efflux RND transporter periplasmic adaptor subunit yields the protein MKKKYLLIIPVVVILAFILFKWNQNKKSFELVKPKMGPITEVIYGLGTVQSYYKFNFKSGVGKTLNALYVQEGQKVSKGTKLLRFEDGPTVSSPFDGTVLSIPYNVGENVFADRTVVSVEDLEKVFIESHLDQVASLRVKTGMKARISFENLRNELIEGQVTTLYPSMGQFIAKIEVKKLPKEILPGMTADVAIEVASKDKTLLIPIKSISNKFITLIRNKDKQKHEVKLGIMDQEWAEEISGEIKEEDLILVRK
- a CDS encoding response regulator translates to MVRYSIADDAPFIHEVIKNLLTEDEFKFVGSAFNGNEAIELVKKILPDVLFLDFVMPFKNGIEVAAEAKIIWPELKIIGMSTIDDEKIIINAKKNGVDEFVEKPFTKLSLFKALEKVVGTTTNLGKENK
- a CDS encoding KamA family radical SAM protein, whose protein sequence is MPKISFQKNPQIPSFLINDYQITESLWNSYNWQMQNSIKNILDFKKYFKLSDSEEQAFKNSEAVFNIRTTPYYASLCKDVESDPIRKILMPSLQELKSEYQEMLDPLGEKVNLKTPRLIHRYSDRVLFLVTDFCSVYCRYCTRKHFTGNELSFLKAKEFEESLSYIKSHPGIREVILSGGDPLTLSNNIIDNILNEIRKIEHVEIIRIGSRMPVVCPQRIDEDLLKTMRRYKPVYLMTHFNHPRELTEIAAEKLEMIVDHGIPTFNQMVLLNGINNHEAIVQALSRRLLYLRVKPYYMFQCDPSLGTDHLRTSLEDSLTIQRNLWGHLSGLAMPQLSLDIPNGGGKAYFVPSFSLERTHRSIKFQGWDGVQGEYINPSDETITKPLDLEDYMKEWETLKAAKTC